In the genome of Luteitalea pratensis, the window GCCGTCCGGCCCCGCGATGCCGGTGATGCCAACGCCCACTTGCGTGCCGCATCGGTCACGAACGCCGGCAGCCAGCGCCAAGGCCACTGGCTCGCTCACGGCTCCGTGCTCGGCGATGAGGGCTGCAGGCACGTCAGCCAGGACCGTCTTCAAAGCGTTGCTGTAGGTGATCACACCGCCGTCGACCCATGCCGAACTGCCAGGCACGTCGGTCAGTCGCGCACTCAGCAGGCCGCCCGTGCAGGACTCGGCGACCGAGACGCGCCACCCCGCGGCGCGGAGCAAGTGACCCGCGAGGTCCTCCAGGGATTCGTCGGTGGTCGTGTAGACCGACGGCCCAAGCGCCGTTGCTGCCTCGGCAATCGCCCGCGACAAGGCCGCCGCCGCCGCCGCGGGGTCCGCGGTTCGTACGAACAGGTGCAGTTCGATGCGCCCGAGCAGCGCGAGTATCGTCGCCTCGACCGGCAGCGCGGCGGCCCGCCACGTCGCATACAGCGGCTGCAGCGTCGCTTCCACCGACGACTCGCTCCGGCCCGCCACCTTGAGGCCACGGCTGTAAGTGCGCTGCTCCCCGGCCCGGGCCCCGAGCACACCCGCGACGAGGCGATCAAGCATCGGCGTCATCTCGCGCGGCGGCCCTGGCAGCAGCGCGATCGCTTGCGGCCCCAGATCGATCCACTGGCCGGGCGCGGTTCCGTTGGGATTGTCGAGGCGGACCGCGCCATCGATCACCATGGCCTGCCGCCTGTTGATCTCCGGCATTGCGAGCGCCCGCTTCGCGAACCGCTCCGTGATGCGCGCCATCTGCTCGGCATCCTCGTGCATCTCGCGCCCGATCGCCGCCGCCACGGCCTGCCGTGTGAGGTCGTCGTCGGTGGGCCCCAACCCGCCGGTGATGAGGACCACGTCGGCGCGTTGCAGGGCCGTGCGCACGGCGATCTCGACGTGCCCGAGATGGTCGCTGACGACGCTGCGCGCGATCACGTCGATACCGAGCGTGGCAAGGCGGTCGGCGATCACGCCGGAGTTCGTGTCGACGCGGCCCAGCGCGAGCATCTCGCTCCCGACGGCGATCGTCTCGGCGCGGGCAAACGGCCTCACGCGAGCATCCATGCCGGCGCCACCCACGCCAGCAACCGCACGCAGGCGTACGCGTACAGGGCGGCCATGAGGTCGTCGCACATCACGCCCCATCCACCCGGTAATGCCTCGAGACGATTGCAGGGAGGTGGCTTGATCACGTCGAAGATGCGGAACAGCACGAACCCGACGAAGGCCCCGGTGACCGACACCGGCAGCAATGCCAGCGTCACCAGCATGCCGAGCACCTCGTCGATCACGACGGGACCGGGATCGATGTGGCCGAAGTGCGCCTCCGCAGCCGTCGCCGCCCACACGCCCGCGAAGAAGACAGCGACGATGGCGGCGACCTCCACAGCCGGCTGCCCGGTCGCGCGAACGGCGGCAAACACCACCAGGCCCGCGAGCGAGCCGAACGTGCCGGGGGCGAACGGCACGTAGCCGACACCGAGGGCCGTGGCCACGGCCACCGACAGACGAGCATTCACGAGTGACTCCTCAGGCAGCGGGCACGACTCGGGTGCCTGCCAGGCGGTCGTGCGCGCCACGGCGCTCGGGGTCCATGAACACGGGCAGCAACCCGAGTCCGGCGGGAATGGCGCAAAGCAGGAGCGCGACGCTCCGTAACACCGCGTGTCCGAACGGCACGCGGCCGTGATCGCCGTAGACGACGCGGACCCCGCTCAACATCTTGCCGATCGTCTGCCCGGATGCGGCGGTGAAGGTCACCAGGTACGCCGTGTCGAGCAGGAACACGAAGCCGGCCAGCGGTACCACCGGCAACAGCCGCCACTCGTCCAGCGAGACACCAGCGACACGCAGCGTGAGCCAGAACACCAGCAGATTGATGCTGCCGAGGACGAACGCGTCGATGATGCCCGCCTTCAGCCGCGGGCCGATCGGATCGGAGACCTCGGCGACCGGGGGCGCGGGCTCGGGCACGATCGCTGCCATGTCCGGCGTGGTCGGCTCCTCGGACCATTCGAAGGCCGCTGACGTCGCTCGAGAGTCCGTGACGTCGGCAGGCACGTCGACACGGGCCGGCGGCCGCGTGATGTCGACCTTGCGACGCACCGACAGCGGCGGTCCCGCGGGCGGAATCATCACCGGCGGAGGCTCGGGCGCCGGTGAGTCCTCGAAGAGAGGCAGGTCGAGCGGGCCGCCCTCGGCGGGCGGCATCGCGTCCATCACCCCCGGTCGACGCCGGCGTGAGGGTTCCCACGCGCGCGGCTCGTGCGTCGGGTCGATCGCGACAGTGGGTTCCACTTCGCGCGGCGCGGTGGCAAGCGAGAAGTCGTAGCCGCAATTGCGACAGCGCTGCACGTCGTCATAACTGAGGTAACTGCACTTGGGACACCGCATCGGTCAATCCGCCAGGGAGGTGGTCATGGGCCGGTCGGCACTTCCACCGCCACCGGGCCCTCGCGCGGCTCGCGGCGCGCCGGCACGATGCCGAAGGCCTTCATCTTGCGATAGAGATTGCTGCGCTCGACGCCGAGCACTTCGGCGGTGCGCGAAATGTTGCCCTGCTGGGTCGCCAGCGTGCGCACGATGTAGTCACGCTCGAAGCGTTCGCGCGCCTCGTGGAGCGGCAGCGACGGGCCATTGGCCGGTTCGGCCAGGCCCTCGACGACGTGTCCGCCCTGCAGGAACGAGAGATGGGGCGGCTCGACGACCTCGCCGGGCACCATGATCAGCAGCCGTTCGACAACGTTGCGGAGTTCACGCACGTTGCCCGGCCACGGGTACCGGCGCATCACGTCCATCGCGTCGGGATCGATCTGCCGGGGCCGTCGGCCGTGTTCGCGCGACGTCTCCTGCATGAAGTGGGCAATCAGCCTCGGGATGTCTTCTTCGCGCTCGCGCAGCGGCGGCACGAAGATGGGAATCACGTTGAGGCGAAAGAACAGGTCCTCGCGAAAACGTCCGGCGCGGATCTCCGCGGTCAGGTCCTTGTTGGTCGCCGCGAGCACGCGGACGTCGACGCGCACGCTGTCGTGTCCGCCGACCGGATCGACCACCTGCTCCTGCAGCACGCGCAGCACCTTGGCCTGCGTCTTCAGGCTCATGTCGGCGACCTCGTCGAGGAAGATCGTGCCCTCGTCGGCGAGTTCGAAGCGCCCGCGCCGGTCCGAGACGGCGCCGGTGAACGCCCCACGCACGTGCCCGAACAACTCGCTCTCGATCAGCTCCTCGGGGATCGCCGCGCAGTTCACTTCCACGAAGGGCCCGCTGCGTCGCCGGCTCAAGGCGTGGATGCTGCGGGCGACCAGTTCCTTGCCGGTGCCGTTCTCGCCGAAGATCAGCACGCGGCCGTTGGTCGGCGCCGCCATCGCGATCTGCTCGCGCAGCGATCGCATGACGTAGCTCTCCCCCACCATCACGAAGCGGCGGTCGACATGCTCGCGCAGGGCGCGGTTCTCCGCCTCGAGCTGCCGCTGCCGCAACGCATTGCGCACGACGTGCAGGGTCTTGTCGATCGAGAGCGGCTT includes:
- a CDS encoding competence/damage-inducible protein A, yielding MRPFARAETIAVGSEMLALGRVDTNSGVIADRLATLGIDVIARSVVSDHLGHVEIAVRTALQRADVVLITGGLGPTDDDLTRQAVAAAIGREMHEDAEQMARITERFAKRALAMPEINRRQAMVIDGAVRLDNPNGTAPGQWIDLGPQAIALLPGPPREMTPMLDRLVAGVLGARAGEQRTYSRGLKVAGRSESSVEATLQPLYATWRAAALPVEATILALLGRIELHLFVRTADPAAAAAALSRAIAEAATALGPSVYTTTDESLEDLAGHLLRAAGWRVSVAESCTGGLLSARLTDVPGSSAWVDGGVITYSNALKTVLADVPAALIAEHGAVSEPVALALAAGVRDRCGTQVGVGITGIAGPDGGTDAKPVGTVFIALHTPSIVACRHAHFVGDRVVVRHQSVSAALDMLRLALTGHDPVGLAR
- a CDS encoding phosphatidylglycerophosphatase A, which produces MNARLSVAVATALGVGYVPFAPGTFGSLAGLVVFAAVRATGQPAVEVAAIVAVFFAGVWAATAAEAHFGHIDPGPVVIDEVLGMLVTLALLPVSVTGAFVGFVLFRIFDVIKPPPCNRLEALPGGWGVMCDDLMAALYAYACVRLLAWVAPAWMLA
- a CDS encoding RDD family protein: MRCPKCSYLSYDDVQRCRNCGYDFSLATAPREVEPTVAIDPTHEPRAWEPSRRRRPGVMDAMPPAEGGPLDLPLFEDSPAPEPPPVMIPPAGPPLSVRRKVDITRPPARVDVPADVTDSRATSAAFEWSEEPTTPDMAAIVPEPAPPVAEVSDPIGPRLKAGIIDAFVLGSINLLVFWLTLRVAGVSLDEWRLLPVVPLAGFVFLLDTAYLVTFTAASGQTIGKMLSGVRVVYGDHGRVPFGHAVLRSVALLLCAIPAGLGLLPVFMDPERRGAHDRLAGTRVVPAA
- a CDS encoding sigma-54-dependent transcriptional regulator; this translates as MRPSILIVDDEPGVRSALSGVLRDEGFEVETVPSGEACLQIAPGRHFDVILLDVWLPGIDGLLTLSRLRDRHVDAAVVVISGHGNIESAVRAVKMGAFDFVEKPLSIDKTLHVVRNALRQRQLEAENRALREHVDRRFVMVGESYVMRSLREQIAMAAPTNGRVLIFGENGTGKELVARSIHALSRRRSGPFVEVNCAAIPEELIESELFGHVRGAFTGAVSDRRGRFELADEGTIFLDEVADMSLKTQAKVLRVLQEQVVDPVGGHDSVRVDVRVLAATNKDLTAEIRAGRFREDLFFRLNVIPIFVPPLREREEDIPRLIAHFMQETSREHGRRPRQIDPDAMDVMRRYPWPGNVRELRNVVERLLIMVPGEVVEPPHLSFLQGGHVVEGLAEPANGPSLPLHEARERFERDYIVRTLATQQGNISRTAEVLGVERSNLYRKMKAFGIVPARREPREGPVAVEVPTGP